From the genome of Uranotaenia lowii strain MFRU-FL chromosome 1, ASM2978415v1, whole genome shotgun sequence, one region includes:
- the LOC129741242 gene encoding 26S proteasome non-ATPase regulatory subunit 10-like has translation MEKDIPLYDLAQQDYHVLEEMISSKPELITKKDSNDRYLLHWAALRGRELMVEELLKKAPQQLETHDDTGANPLILAALGGHLSTVRLLVGQGAVINHRNLQGHSALQYACSKGHFEIAKFLLDEGADVNVTDNRHDTALHRVASQGRTEILKYLLEHSAKADVQNAEGNTPLHLACEDEQNSCALLLVEHGASIHVQNKEKKTPLDLAKPGLRRNLKTKLGIGDE, from the exons ATGGAAAAGGACATACCCCTGTACGACCTGGCTCAGCAGGACTACCACGTGTTGGAGGAAATGATTTCCTCCAAACCGGAGCTCATCACCAAAAAGGATTCG AACGATCGTTACCTTCTTCACTGGGCCGCCCTTCGGGGACGAGAATTGATGGTCGAAGAGCTTCTGAAAAAGGCTCCGCAACAGCTGGAAACGCATGACGATACCGGTGCCAATCCGCTTATTTTGGCTGCCCTTGGGGGGCATCTTAGCACGGTACGATTGCTGGTCGGACAAGGAGCTGTGATCAACCACCGGAACCTGCAGGGACATTCGGCGTTACAGTACGCTTGTTCTAAGGGGCATTTTGAG ATTGCCAAGTTTCTTCTGGACGAAGGGGCTGACGTCAACGTGACCGATAATCGGCATGACACAGCTCTTCACCGAGTTGCTTCCCAAGGGCGAACGGAAATTCTCAAATACCTCCTTGAGCATTCTGCCAAGGCAGATGTTCAAAATGCCGAAGGCAACACTCCGCTGCATCTGGCATGTGAGGATGAACAGAACAGCTGCGCCCTACTGCTGGTGGAACATGGAGCCTCGATTCATGTTCAGAACAAAGAGAAAAAGACTCCTCTTGATTTGGCAAAACCTGGACTTCGAAGAAATCTCAAGACAAAGCTCGGAATTGGTGATgaataa